The Meles meles chromosome 6, mMelMel3.1 paternal haplotype, whole genome shotgun sequence genome has a window encoding:
- the LOC123943692 gene encoding uncharacterized protein LOC123943692, which produces MCVEAFRGAGQLPNSVGPSSTRPPSQRPSDSSLRPAPGRRLVLRGGGAGKCPDLGSPKLGASPASPWSALPFGRSLLVRPRRGRDFSGAAVAECRGHRRLRPGEGESLPVAAATVARATVRERGWRSQLPGKDPPPGSQRDPAGAGVDAPPRAEVLLSGFRDPSGPLCRLSFPLDQWLQQVKTQRGRWGALECSPLSLSPSLAISLLSAQGFGAAQSGISPPGGKPAWSQPFSASWQCPSPRWGSRTLDKMIRPVWLPQPPVQEPPLHLPSLSPGWNTSLPWTRPFLPTAPPVLTCPGGQQRESGSKAQRPGPVGLAGCALGSPEWALGLFPKPPAPRDQGDGC; this is translated from the exons ATGTGTGTTGAGGCTTTTAGGGGTGCGGGGCAACTCCCCAACTCCGTGGGGCCCTCGTCCACCCGGCCGCCGAGTCAGCGACCTTCTGATTCCTCGCTGCGTCCGGCGCCGGGCCGGCGACTCGTGCTcaggggcggcggggcggggaagTGCCCTGACCTGGGGTCCCCGAAGCTGGGAGCAAGCCCCGCTTCGCCTTGGTCCGCCTTGCCCTTCGGG CGGAGCCTCCTGGTACGCCCTCGCAGGGGCCGGGACTTCTCTGGGGCGGCGGTGGCCGAGTGCCGGGGCCACCGCCGCCTGCGCCCC GGCGAGGGCGAATCGCTCCCGGTGGCGGCGGCGACGGTGGCGAGGGCGACAGTGAGGGAACGAGGCTGGAGAAGTCAACTGCCGGGCAAGGATCCCCCACCCGGGAGCCAGCGAGACCCCGCGGGCGCGGGGGTAGATGCCCCGCCTCGGGCGGAGGTCCTCCTCTCCGGCTTTCGCGACCCTAGTGGGCCCCTTTGCCGCTTAAGTTTCCCGCTGGACCAGTGGCTCCAGCAGGTCAAGACccagagaggaaggtggggggcaCTTGAATGTagccccctttctctttcccccagcCTGGCCATTTCTCTGCTGTCGGCTCAGGGATTTGGGGCTGCACAGTCCGGGATCTCCCCGCCTGGAGGAAAGCCAGCCTGGTCCCAGCCTTTCTCAGCCTCCTGGCAGTGCCCCTCACCCCGCTGG GGTTCCAGAACATTGGACAAGATGATCAGGCCGGTCTGGCTCCCACAGCCTCCTGTGCAG gagcCTCCACTccaccttccttccctttccccagggTGGAACACCAGCTTGCCTTGGACCCGGCCCTTCCTACCAACTGCTCCTCCTGTCCTGACCTGTCCTGGGGGTCAGCAGCGAGAGTCTGGGTCCAAggcccagagacctggccccgTGGGCCTGGCAGGCTGCGCGCTGGGCTCACCAGAGTGGGCGCTGGGGCTGTTCCCCAAGCCTCCAG CTCCCAGGGACCAGGGAGATGGCTGCTGa
- the DIO3 gene encoding thyroxine 5-deiodinase has product MPRQATPRLVVGEGSGSQGASGAAATMLRSLLLHSLRLCAQTASCLVLFPRFLGTAFMLWLLDFLCIRKHFLGRRRRGQPEPAVELDSDGEEVPPDDPPVCVSDDNRLCTLASLKAVWHGQKLDFFKQAYEGGPAPNSEVVLPHGFQNQHILDYARGNRPLVLNFGSCTUPPFMARMSAFHRLVTKYQRDVDFLIIYIEEAHPSDGWVTTDSPYSIPQHRSLEDRVSAAQVLQQGAPSCSLVLDTMANSSSSAYGAYFERLYVIQNGTIMYQGGRGPDGYQVSELRTWLEHYEEQLRGAQPRRV; this is encoded by the coding sequence ATGCCGCGCCAGGCCACCCCGAGGTTGGTGGTGGGTGAAGGTAGCGGGTCCCAGGGGGCTTCGGGGGCTGCAGCCACCATGCTCCGCTCCCTGCTGCTTCACTCCTTGAGGCTCTGCGCCCAGACGGCCTCGTGCCTCGTGCTCTTCCCGCGCTTCCTCGGCACGGCCTTCATGCTCTGGCTCCTGGACTTCCTGTGCATCCGCAAGCATTTCctgggccgccgccgccggggtCAGCCCGAACCTGCCGTGGAGCTCGACAGTGACGGCGAGGAGGTGCCCCCCGACGACCCGCCTGTCTGCGTGTCCGATGACAACCGCCTGTGCACCTTGGCGTCGCTGAAGGCCGTTTGGCACGGCCAGAAGTTGGATTTCTTCAAGCAGGCGTATGAGGGCGGTCCAGCGCCCAACTCCGAGGTGGTCCTGCCCCACGGCTTCCAGAACCAGCACATCCTTGACTACGCCAGAGGGAACCGCCCGCTGGTTCTCAATTTTGGCAGCTGCACCTGACCACCGTTCATGGCGCGCATGAGCGCCTTCCACCGCCTGGTCACCAAGTACCAGCGCGACGTCGACTTCCTCATCATCTACATCGAGGAGGCCCACCCCTCGGATGGCTGGGTCACCACGGACTCCCCCTACAGTATCCCACAGCACCGAAGCCTGGAGGACCGGGTCAGCGCCGCCCAAGTATTGCAGCAAGGGGCGCCCAGCTGCTCCCTTGTCCTGGACACCATGGCCAACTCCAGCAGCTCGGCCTATGGGGCCTACTTCGAGCGCCTCTACGTAATCCAGAATGGCACCATTATGTACCAGGGTGGCCGCGGCCCCGACGGCTACCAGGTGTCTGAGCTGCGCACCTGGCTGGAGCACTATGAGGAGCAGCTGCGCGGCGCTCAGCCCCGCCGAGTGTAA